DNA from Metabacillus flavus:
TGAATCAGTCTATAAATGAAGAAACGGCATATGGCCTTGTTAAAAAAGACAATTATGCCGTTGTTCTTCTCGCTGAGCTAAACAAGCTCGGCATTCAAGGCTATGAACTTCAATGGGGCCAATCACACATCGGCTACGATATTTATGAGGAAGGGTCGGCCATCTTGTCGAAATTCCCCATCAGGGAAACTCATTCCTTCCTTATAACAAACAGTACAGACACTGCCTATTGGAAAACCAGACGGATTGTCGGCGTAACGGTTGAAGCTGAAAATGAACTGGTTTCCTTTTACTCCTGCCACCTCGGCTGGTGGGACGATGCAGAAGAACCCTTCAAAGAGCAAGCAGTTTCACTGCTCCGCCAGGTTCATAAAGAACACCGCTTCTTCCTGATGGGCGACTTCAATAATAACGCACACATCCGCGGTGAAGGCTATGACTATTTAAAAAGCCAGGGCCTCCTGGATACGTATGAACTCGCTGAACAAAAAGACAGCGGCATAACCGTTCCAGGCAAAATAGCCGGATGGGAAGAAAATGAAAACCCGCTTCGAATCGATTTGATTTTAACCAATCAGCCGCTCAGGGTAATGAGTTCTGCCGTGATCTTTAACGGGGTGAATAAGGCTATGGTGTCGGATCATTTTGGGGTGGAGATAGAGATTCTTGATTTAATATAGAAGGAAAGCGGTCTGCAGAATGTTCTGCGGGCCGCTTTTTTATGGGTAAGGGGGGTGCTGGTGCTGGTGCAGCTGCAGTTTGCCTGGCATTGCACGTTCTTCCCATTTTGCCTGGCATCGCACTCCTTTTACACCTTTGCCCGGCATTCTTCCCTGGCATTGCACGTTCTTCCCATTTTGCCTGGCATTCTTGCCTGGCATCGCACTCCTTTTTCATCTTGCCTGGCATTCTTGCCTGGCATTGCACGTTCTTCCCATTTTGCCTGGCATTCTTGCCTGGCATCGCACTCCTTTTTCATCTTGCCTGGCATTCTTGCCTGGCATCGCACGTTCTTCCCATTTTGCCTGGCATTCTTGCCTGGCATCGCACTCCTTTTTCATCTTGCCTGGCATTCTTCCCTGGCATTGCACGTTCTTCCCATTTTGCCTGGCATTCTTGCCTGGCATCGCACTCCTTTTTCATCTTGCCTGGCATTCTTGCCTGGCATCGCACGTTCTTCCCATTTTGCCTGGCATTCTTGCCTGGCATCGCACTCCTTTTTCATCTTGCCTGGCATTCTTGCCTGGCATCACAACAACAAACACAGTCACCACCAACCAAAAAAACCGGCCTCCCAACAGGAAGACCGGTTTTTCCATTTATTCTTCTATTCCTGTCTTTTTCCGACTGTCTTTTTCCGAAACTTACTAAAGACCTCATACACAATCGGTACAATCAAAAGAGTAAGAAGCGTTGAACTGGTCAAACCGCCAATAACGGTGATGCCCAGTCCTTTGGAGATCAGTCCGCTTCCTTCCAGTCCCAGTGCAAGCGGTGCTAGAGCACCAATCGTGGCAATTGCGGTCATCAGGATTGGTCTTAGTCGGGTTGTTCCGGCCTCGAGGATGGCCTCGCGGGTCGGGATGCCCTCTTTTTCCTTATGGATGACGCGGTCAATCAGTACGATAGCGTTTGTTACAACGATCCCAATGAGCATCAGTGCTCCGATCATAGAGGAAATACTGATGGTTTCTCCTGCAATGTATAATCCAGCGAGTGCTCCGATTACAGTGAAAGGCAGGGAGAACAGGATCGCAAATGGCGCGAGGCCGCCGCCAAACGTAATGACGAGAATCAGGTAGACGATCGCAATGGCTGCAAGCATCGCAAGTCCAAGCTGGGAGAAGGACTCCTGGATGTCTTCGCTTACACCGCCCATTGAAATATCGACTCCGGATGGCTGCTTCACATCATTTATTTTTTCTTGAACGGCTGCTGATACCTTCCCTACATCATCCGCTTTGATATCTCCGGATACAGAGACGCTGATTTTTCCATCGCGCCGGGAGATGGTATCAGAGGTGGAACCTTCTTTAACCTCAACAACATCTTTAATGGCGACTTCCTTCCCTAGAGAGGAAGCCACTTTTTTGTTCGTCAGATCTTGAATGTCTTCCAGTTTTTCTTCTTCAGCCTGCAGATAGACATTTACATCTTTTCCATCTTTTTTAATAGTGGTTACAATCGGACGCTTTGTTTCCTGGCTTAGCTCCATACCGATTTGACCGGCAGTTAGGCCGAGCTCGCTAAGCTTTTTCTGGTTAGCAACGAGCGTAAATTCCTCATATGTTTTGGACAATCCGCTCTTCACATTTTCCAGGTCGCTATTGTTTTTAAGAATTTTTTCAACGTCTGCTACAACCGGCTTGATGTCATCAATATTTTCTCCATTTACGAAAACTTCCAGCGAGTTGCTGCTGCCGCCTGAGGAGAAGCTTTGGGAAGCCCATTCTCCTTTTGACGTTCTTTTTTGAAGATCTTCAATGACCTTTTCCTTTTCGGCCTCGAAATTTTCAGTGTCATCTTTATATTGAACAAAGAAGAGCGCTTGGTTTTGAGCTCCCGGATTCATCGGGTTTTCTCCGCCAAGAGAATATTGAATCGTCTCTGCCCCTTTGCGTCCATCAAAATATTTTTCTGCATCAAGGGCAATTTTTTCTGAATCTTCACGGGTTTGTCCAGGTTCAGGATTGTATGTCGCCATCACCATTTTTTCCTCTTCATCCGGAAGGAAGCTGACTCCGATCAGAGGAACCAATGCAAGGCTTCCGACCAGCAGCAGGATGGCGATACCTGACGTGATCCATTTATGATTCAGGGACCAGTTTAGTACTCTTCTGTAAAAGCCTGATAGTTTCCCTGGCTTTTCTTCTTCTTTGTGATGCTTCTCGTTTACTCCCTTTTTAAAGAAGGAGTGTGCCAGCATTGGAACGATGGTGATTGCAACCAATAAAGATGCGAGCAGCGAGAACACAATGGTAAGCGCAAAAGGAAGGAATAGTTCACCAATCATTCCTTTTACGAGACCCAGCGGCAGGAATACAGCAATGGTCACGATGGTGGAAGACATAATCGGAATAAACATTTCCTTGGTAGCTGATTTAATCAGCTCCGCTCCTTTAAGCGGTTCTCCTTTAAGAGACATTCTTCTGAATATGTTTTCTATAACAACAATGGAATCATCGACTACCCGTCCGATTGCGACAGTCATCGCACCGAGGGTCATAATGTTAAGGGTAATATCCATCTGATTTAAAATCAGGACCGCAATCAGCAAGGAAAGCGGAATGGAAATGACAGAAATAATCGTTGTCCGGACATTTCTTAGGAATAAGAGAATAATCAGGACCGCAAAACCAGCGCCAAACAATGCTTTGCTCAGCATCGTATTAACGGACTTTTCAATCGGTTCTCCCTGGTCGAAGGTGGATGTAAAATGAACACCGGGATAATCTTTTTCCAATGTTTTCACTTGTTTTTCAACAGCATTAACGACATCTACCGTATTTGCATCCTCTGATTTAACAATCTGGAAGCCTATGGATTCCTGGCCATTTGTACGTGAAATCGATTCTGCCTTACCGACGATCTTGATGTCTGCCAGCTCACTAAGCTTAACTGTAGGAAGCTTTGCGGACTGAGCAGCTCCAGGCTGTGCCTGCTGAGGCTGTCCTGCTGCACCTTG
Protein-coding regions in this window:
- a CDS encoding endonuclease/exonuclease/phosphatase family protein, with product MKLLTLNCHAWIEENQMEKIRTLAKTIAEKDYDVIALQEVNQSINEETAYGLVKKDNYAVVLLAELNKLGIQGYELQWGQSHIGYDIYEEGSAILSKFPIRETHSFLITNSTDTAYWKTRRIVGVTVEAENELVSFYSCHLGWWDDAEEPFKEQAVSLLRQVHKEHRFFLMGDFNNNAHIRGEGYDYLKSQGLLDTYELAEQKDSGITVPGKIAGWEENENPLRIDLILTNQPLRVMSSAVIFNGVNKAMVSDHFGVEIEILDLI